A window of the Emys orbicularis isolate rEmyOrb1 chromosome 1, rEmyOrb1.hap1, whole genome shotgun sequence genome harbors these coding sequences:
- the LOC135895399 gene encoding olfactory receptor 52R1-like — translation MSDSNTTNFTNPSTFILVGIPGLEAAHVWISIPFCTMYAIAILGNFTILFIVKTEQSLHGPMYYFLCMLAITDLVLSTATVPKMLSNFWFNSREIDFSACLTQMYFIHCFSAMESGIFVALALDRYVAICDPLRHSTTLTNSVVAKIGLAVLLRSGILTLPYPFLVRWWPYCRTNIIPHSYCDHIAVVKLACADTRISSYYGLFVVFSVIGLDVPFITVSYIQILRAIFSLPTKDTRLKTFGTCGSHLCCILSFYIPEFFSSLVHRFGHKVPLPVLVLIANMYLLVPPLLHPIIYGVRTKQIWDRLLQLFTRKGT, via the coding sequence atgtcagattccaacacaaccaatttcaccaacccctccaccttcattcTGGttggcattcctggcctggaggcagcccatgtctggatctccatccccttctgtaCCATGTATgccatagccatcttggggaacttcactATCCTGTTCATCGTAAAGACGGAGCAGAGCCTCCatgggcccatgtactatttcctctgcatgctggccatcacTGACCTGGTCCTGTCCACGGCCACCGTGCCCAAAATGCTGAGTaacttctggttcaattccagggagatagatttcagtgcctgcctcacccagatgtacttcattcactgcttctCAGCGATGGAATCTGGGATATTTGTGGCCTTGGCTTTGgatcgctatgtggccatctgtgaTCCTCTGAGACATTCCACCACCCTCACAAATTCTGTTGTGGCCAAGATTGGCCTGGCTGTGCTCCTGCGCAGCGGCATACTTACATTGCCCTATCCGTTCCTAGTGAGGtggtggccatattgcagaaccaacatcatcccccattCCTACTGTGATCACATagctgtggtgaagctggcctgtgcCGATACCCGCATTAGTAGTTACTATGGTCTCTTTGTAGTATTCTCTGTGATTGGTCTGGATGTGCCTTTTATCACTGTGTCCTAtatccagatcctcagggccatcttcagcctTCCCACAAAGGATAcccggctcaagacttttgggacTTGTGGCTCCCACCTTTGTTGCATATTATCTTTCTACATTCCAGAATTCTTCTCCTCCCTCGTTCACCGGTTTGGCCACAAAGTGCCCCTACCTGTCCTTGTTCTCATTGCCAACATGTACCTGCTTGTGCCCCCCTTGCTTCACCCCATCATCTATGGGGTGAGGACAAAACAGATCTGGGacaggctgctccagctctttacTCGTAAAGGGACCTAA